The Pseudodesulfovibrio sp. zrk46 genome contains a region encoding:
- the dsrK gene encoding sulfate reduction electron transfer complex DsrMKJOP subunit DsrK: protein MPKADELFKSIDYAPPTTGWMETPVDFSPGNWCYPAKPEKIQYMESKLPGLWGEAREWSPGDEDWKLPSNWKEIVVNGFRERLDKFRTLKLFMDICVRCGACADKCHYFIGSGDPKNMPVLRAELMRSVYRGEFTLAGKILTKLTGSRVMEEDVLKEWFIYFYQCTQCRRCSLFCPYGIDTAEMTMMARELMHLVGLNTNWIMEPVSNCNITGNHLGIQPHAFKDIVDFMVDDIEEVTGRRVKAPLNEKGHDILFITPSGDAFADPGIYTFMGYLTLFDYLDLDYTMSTYASEGGNFGSFTNNETMKKLNAKMYAEANRLGCKWILGGECGHMWRVVHQYMDTMNADLQGDQMTTPVNPITGTVFDTAAATKMVHITEFTADLIKHGKLPLDPSRNDHLRVTFHDSCNPARGMGLLDEPRYVLKAVCNNFFEMPAGTTREQTFCCAGGSGLNTEEILEIRLRGGLPRGNALKYVQDKHGVNTLACICAIDRATLIPLADYWAPGVTVTGTHELVANALILEEGEERTMDMRMEALPGYEDEDDDWTPPNM, encoded by the coding sequence ATGCCTAAAGCTGATGAGCTTTTCAAAAGCATAGACTATGCTCCGCCGACCACTGGTTGGATGGAGACCCCGGTGGACTTCTCGCCGGGCAACTGGTGTTACCCCGCAAAGCCCGAGAAGATTCAGTACATGGAATCGAAGCTTCCCGGTCTGTGGGGCGAAGCCCGCGAATGGTCCCCCGGTGACGAAGACTGGAAACTGCCTTCCAACTGGAAAGAGATCGTGGTCAACGGCTTCCGCGAGCGCCTCGACAAGTTCCGCACCCTGAAGCTGTTCATGGACATCTGTGTCCGTTGCGGCGCCTGTGCTGACAAATGTCACTACTTCATCGGTTCCGGTGACCCGAAGAACATGCCTGTTCTCCGCGCCGAGCTGATGCGCTCCGTCTACCGCGGCGAGTTCACCCTGGCAGGTAAGATCCTGACCAAGCTGACCGGTTCCCGCGTCATGGAAGAAGATGTCCTGAAAGAATGGTTCATCTACTTCTACCAGTGCACCCAGTGCCGTCGCTGCTCCCTGTTCTGCCCCTACGGCATCGACACCGCAGAGATGACCATGATGGCACGCGAGCTCATGCACCTGGTTGGCCTCAACACCAACTGGATCATGGAGCCCGTCTCCAACTGTAACATCACCGGTAACCACCTCGGTATTCAGCCCCACGCCTTCAAGGACATCGTGGACTTCATGGTTGACGACATCGAGGAAGTCACCGGCCGTCGCGTCAAGGCTCCCCTCAACGAGAAGGGCCACGACATCCTGTTCATCACCCCGTCCGGCGATGCCTTCGCCGATCCGGGCATCTATACCTTTATGGGCTACCTGACCCTCTTCGATTACCTGGATCTGGATTACACCATGTCCACGTATGCATCCGAGGGTGGTAACTTCGGTTCGTTCACCAACAACGAAACCATGAAGAAGCTCAACGCCAAGATGTACGCCGAAGCCAACCGCCTCGGTTGTAAGTGGATTCTCGGCGGCGAGTGTGGCCACATGTGGCGCGTTGTCCATCAGTACATGGACACCATGAACGCAGACCTGCAGGGCGATCAAATGACCACTCCGGTCAACCCGATCACCGGCACCGTCTTCGACACCGCTGCTGCAACCAAGATGGTCCACATCACTGAGTTCACCGCTGACCTCATCAAGCACGGCAAGCTGCCGCTTGATCCCAGCCGCAACGATCACCTGCGCGTCACTTTCCACGATTCCTGCAACCCCGCCCGAGGCATGGGTCTGCTGGACGAGCCGCGCTACGTGCTCAAGGCCGTGTGTAACAACTTCTTCGAGATGCCGGCAGGCACCACCCGTGAGCAGACCTTCTGCTGCGCAGGCGGTTCCGGTCTGAACACCGAAGAAATCCTGGAAATCCGTCTTCGCGGCGGCCTGCCTCGCGGCAACGCCCTGAAGTACGTCCAGGACAAGCACGGCGTGAACACCCTGGCTTGTATCTGTGCCATTGACCGCGCCACGCTCATCCCGCTGGCCGACTACTGGGCACCTGGCGTAACCGTCACCGGAACTCACGAGCTGGTCGCCAACGCTCTGATTCTCGAAGAAGGCGAAGAGCGTACCATGGATATGCGCATGGAAGCACTGCCCGGCTACGAGGATGAGGACGACGACTGGACTCCCCCGAACATGTAG
- the dsrM gene encoding sulfate reduction electron transfer complex DsrMKJOP subunit DsrM, whose translation MNALYSLLFVFLLVLIPLFGVDAAHMKTFFGVCIPVTAFIIFIIGFASKVINWGRSAVPFRIPTTGGQFKSFDPQLFKQNKYDCPQTGAQTFVRMVLEVFAFRSLFRNTEVSLHETKDGPVVAYKSSKWLWLFAIIFHYSFFIVALRHLRLFLEPVPFFVNGLEFVDGILQIGAPTMYMADAGLVAGVLLLLGRRLINARINYISYVSDFFPLFLILAVALSGIYMRYYAKVDVIAIKELTMGLVTFSYVVPETISVSFFIHVFLVSVLMIYFPFSKLMHMPGVFMSPTRNMPNDTRAKHHVNPWNPDIKPHAYADYEKEFGVPMAEAGLPLDNPDNGKAPEEA comes from the coding sequence ATGAATGCTCTTTACTCACTTCTGTTCGTCTTTCTCCTGGTGTTGATCCCGTTGTTCGGGGTGGACGCAGCGCACATGAAGACTTTCTTCGGTGTCTGCATCCCCGTGACGGCGTTCATCATCTTCATTATTGGCTTTGCGAGCAAAGTCATCAACTGGGGCCGGAGTGCTGTGCCGTTCCGTATCCCCACAACCGGTGGTCAGTTCAAATCCTTTGACCCCCAGCTGTTCAAGCAGAACAAGTACGACTGTCCTCAGACCGGCGCTCAGACCTTTGTGCGCATGGTTCTGGAAGTCTTTGCTTTCCGCTCCTTGTTCCGCAACACTGAGGTGTCCCTGCATGAGACCAAAGACGGCCCTGTGGTCGCCTACAAGTCCAGCAAGTGGCTTTGGCTCTTCGCCATCATTTTCCACTATTCTTTCTTCATTGTCGCTCTGCGCCACCTCCGCCTTTTCCTTGAGCCGGTTCCCTTCTTTGTGAACGGCCTGGAATTCGTGGACGGCATCCTGCAGATTGGTGCTCCCACCATGTACATGGCCGATGCCGGTCTTGTCGCTGGTGTGCTCCTGCTGCTCGGCCGCAGACTGATCAACGCCCGGATCAACTACATCTCGTATGTATCGGACTTCTTCCCGCTGTTCCTGATCCTGGCCGTCGCTCTGTCGGGCATTTACATGCGCTACTACGCCAAGGTCGACGTCATCGCGATTAAGGAACTCACCATGGGTCTGGTCACGTTCAGCTACGTGGTCCCGGAAACCATCAGCGTATCCTTCTTCATTCACGTCTTCCTGGTCAGCGTGCTGATGATCTACTTCCCCTTCAGCAAGCTCATGCACATGCCGGGCGTCTTCATGTCTCCCACCAGAAACATGCCCAACGACACCCGTGCAAAGCACCATGTGAATCCCTGGAACCCGGACATCAAGCCGCATGCCTATGCGGACTACGAGAAGGAATTCGGCGTGCCCATGGCTGAAGCCGGCCTCCCCCTCGACAATCCGGATAACGGCAAGGCCCCGGAAGAGGCCTAG
- a CDS encoding RsbRD N-terminal domain-containing protein has product MTFESELATRKDELSEKWAELILQTYPKETQKIWTRQKDRFQNPVGAAIFEATRALFDHVIEWQDATKIAEELDRVIRIRSVQDFTPSQAVSFVFLLKKLLRDEYFKQMDKEGKLAELLRFEAKVDNLAMMAFDIYSKDREQVFRMRVDEVKRAQSQLLKRAGMIADVTTDSSVD; this is encoded by the coding sequence ATGACTTTTGAATCAGAACTTGCCACGCGCAAGGATGAACTGTCGGAAAAATGGGCAGAGCTGATCCTTCAGACCTACCCCAAGGAAACCCAGAAAATCTGGACCCGGCAGAAAGATCGATTCCAGAACCCGGTGGGGGCGGCCATATTTGAGGCCACCCGGGCGCTGTTCGATCACGTCATTGAGTGGCAGGACGCCACCAAGATCGCTGAGGAGCTGGACCGCGTCATTCGCATCCGCTCCGTGCAGGACTTCACTCCTTCACAGGCGGTCAGCTTTGTCTTCCTGCTTAAGAAACTCCTCCGGGACGAGTACTTCAAGCAAATGGACAAGGAAGGCAAACTCGCCGAACTGCTCAGATTCGAGGCCAAGGTAGATAACCTGGCCATGATGGCCTTCGACATTTACTCGAAGGACCGGGAACAAGTGTTCCGAATGCGCGTGGATGAAGTGAAGCGCGCACAGAGCCAGCTCTTGAAGCGGGCCGGAATGATAGCGGACGTTACGACCGATTCATCGGTCGATTAA
- a CDS encoding PAS domain S-box protein, translating into MKPRKDILRELVLTNADALASIVMQRASELGLCDGVEISKHTWANSVDMINDALIRTLDKYGLEGLDLPVDHSTNDPLSEFATQTARIHRDRGVSLPMFMTLLKVYRAAYVKLVYKELGELPLAPACRDFVVAFFDRAEIAQCANWAELHEEERVQALEQAHRLTMEEKDRFLTLYESLATPVLLLDEQDRIELLNHAATRLMAKELRHSLKYACANDPSISHKRQDARIPLNQALPWMDKELQKACPIEEGRQDCRFDTSILIDGRERHFNIAVSNISSNLSNFVGTTVVIDDITIRVEVERQLTQERNMAAEYLDVVGSIVVAMDVSGGIMLLNKTGHKMLGYEPGELVGMNWIDLVVPIDEREELREYFFHIMSDDLSMDDENVNSIVDKDGKLHLIQWRNRLLRNEGGMPIGVLASGQDITHQREMEDALAEKEAWLRNTFVSLGEGVLILSPANIILDANPAAEPIFQMTNDELCDTPFEELHIDSEHFLEFEERAQHAFLRNEAAVFDFPMRRGDGSSFPAEFSVSRITGDDGNILGTVCALRDVSDRERRERHLRESEAKFRRIFDTIEEGFIVTDLEGTISMVNPATCRMLGYSQEDLLGQSMGILYANEGERKRLLDGIQNRGKVHGYHLAARRRDGQSIVVEANAHQVVNEDGIPIAMEGTFRDITARLEAEQMLREREKLYRAFFENNHAIMLLEDPKSGEIVDANPAASVFYGYTVHQMRAMNTAQINALSEEEIFQEMFAARNEKRSFFIFKHRLADGELRDVEVYSGPIMVRGNQLLYSVIHDVTDRMRMQREMTRMATTDALTGANNRHQFFRLAEAELKRTERYGHALSVIMLDIDYFKSINDTYGHHTGDVVLKALSDAADQALRETDIFGRLGGEEFAAILPETELDGATNVAERLRESLAALKIQDEDVEVSFTVSIGVTSATETDKNIEEILNRADEALYKAKRGGRNKVMKG; encoded by the coding sequence ATGAAACCACGAAAAGACATACTCAGAGAACTCGTGCTTACCAACGCTGATGCGCTGGCAAGTATTGTCATGCAGCGCGCAAGCGAGCTGGGTCTTTGCGACGGCGTGGAGATCAGCAAGCACACATGGGCCAACTCGGTGGACATGATCAATGATGCCCTTATCCGTACGCTGGACAAGTATGGCCTCGAGGGACTGGACCTTCCCGTCGATCACTCCACCAACGATCCGCTCTCAGAATTTGCGACACAGACCGCTCGTATCCACCGTGACCGGGGCGTCTCCCTGCCCATGTTCATGACCCTGCTCAAGGTCTATAGAGCCGCCTATGTCAAACTGGTGTACAAGGAGCTGGGTGAACTGCCGCTTGCACCGGCATGCAGAGATTTCGTGGTAGCCTTCTTTGACCGGGCCGAGATCGCCCAATGTGCCAACTGGGCCGAACTCCATGAGGAGGAGCGGGTTCAGGCACTGGAACAGGCCCACCGTCTGACCATGGAGGAAAAGGACCGTTTCCTCACCCTGTACGAGAGTCTGGCCACCCCGGTACTTCTGCTGGACGAGCAGGATCGGATCGAACTGCTGAATCACGCTGCCACACGGCTCATGGCCAAAGAGTTGAGGCATAGCCTCAAATATGCCTGCGCCAACGACCCCTCCATTTCGCATAAACGACAAGACGCACGTATCCCTCTGAATCAGGCCCTGCCATGGATGGACAAGGAACTCCAAAAGGCATGCCCCATCGAAGAAGGAAGGCAGGACTGCCGATTTGACACCTCCATCCTCATCGACGGCAGAGAGCGGCATTTCAACATCGCGGTCTCCAATATTTCCAGCAACCTGAGCAACTTTGTCGGCACCACCGTAGTCATTGATGACATCACCATACGGGTGGAAGTGGAACGCCAGTTGACCCAGGAACGCAACATGGCCGCCGAATATCTGGACGTGGTCGGCTCCATCGTGGTTGCCATGGATGTTTCGGGCGGAATAATGCTGCTTAACAAGACCGGGCACAAAATGCTTGGCTATGAGCCCGGCGAACTGGTGGGCATGAACTGGATTGACCTGGTGGTTCCGATCGATGAAAGGGAAGAGCTCAGAGAATATTTTTTCCACATCATGTCTGACGATCTGTCGATGGACGACGAGAACGTCAACTCCATCGTGGACAAGGATGGCAAACTGCACCTGATCCAGTGGCGCAATCGCCTGCTGCGCAATGAAGGCGGCATGCCCATCGGCGTCCTCGCATCCGGTCAGGACATCACCCACCAGCGGGAGATGGAAGATGCATTGGCCGAGAAGGAAGCGTGGCTCCGCAACACATTTGTGTCCCTCGGTGAAGGCGTGCTCATCCTGTCACCGGCAAACATCATCCTTGATGCCAACCCGGCAGCCGAGCCCATCTTCCAGATGACCAACGATGAGCTGTGCGACACCCCCTTCGAAGAACTGCACATTGACAGCGAGCATTTTTTGGAATTTGAAGAACGAGCCCAACACGCCTTTCTCCGCAACGAAGCCGCCGTTTTTGATTTCCCAATGCGGAGGGGCGACGGATCTTCATTTCCGGCCGAATTCTCCGTGTCCCGTATCACCGGCGACGATGGCAATATTCTGGGAACGGTTTGCGCGCTGCGTGATGTCTCGGATCGCGAACGGCGCGAGCGTCACCTGCGGGAAAGTGAAGCAAAATTCCGGCGCATCTTCGACACAATTGAAGAGGGCTTCATCGTCACCGACCTCGAAGGCACCATCTCCATGGTCAATCCGGCCACCTGCCGGATGCTCGGCTATTCGCAGGAAGACCTCCTGGGCCAGAGCATGGGCATTCTCTATGCCAACGAAGGGGAACGAAAACGTCTGCTGGACGGCATACAGAATCGCGGCAAAGTCCATGGCTACCACCTGGCCGCCAGACGCCGTGACGGTCAATCCATCGTGGTTGAGGCAAACGCCCATCAGGTCGTAAACGAGGATGGCATCCCCATCGCCATGGAGGGCACGTTTCGTGACATCACTGCCCGCCTGGAAGCGGAGCAGATGCTTCGTGAGAGGGAAAAGCTGTACCGTGCGTTTTTTGAAAACAACCACGCCATCATGCTGCTGGAAGACCCCAAGAGTGGAGAGATTGTTGATGCCAACCCGGCAGCCAGCGTGTTCTACGGGTACACCGTGCATCAGATGCGCGCCATGAACACTGCCCAGATCAACGCCCTGAGCGAGGAAGAGATCTTTCAGGAGATGTTCGCAGCGCGCAATGAGAAACGCAGCTTCTTCATCTTCAAACACCGCCTCGCTGACGGCGAACTTCGTGATGTCGAAGTATACTCCGGCCCAATCATGGTTCGCGGGAACCAACTGCTCTACTCCGTCATCCATGACGTCACCGATCGCATGCGCATGCAGCGGGAGATGACCCGCATGGCCACGACCGACGCTCTGACCGGCGCCAACAACCGCCACCAGTTCTTCCGCCTGGCAGAGGCTGAACTCAAGCGCACCGAGCGTTATGGGCACGCTCTGTCCGTTATCATGCTCGACATTGACTACTTCAAGTCAATCAACGACACCTACGGCCACCACACCGGCGATGTCGTCCTCAAGGCGCTGTCCGACGCAGCGGACCAAGCTCTGCGTGAGACGGATATCTTCGGTCGTCTCGGCGGCGAAGAATTTGCCGCCATCCTCCCGGAAACCGAGTTGGATGGAGCCACCAATGTGGCCGAGAGACTCCGGGAGTCGTTGGCAGCACTGAAGATTCAGGATGAGGACGTCGAGGTCAGCTTCACGGTTTCCATCGGCGTGACCAGCGCCACCGAGACGGACAAAAACATCGAGGAAATCCTGAATCGAGCCGACGAAGCCCTGTACAAAGCCAAGCGAGGCGGCAGGAACAAAGTCATGAAAGGCTGA
- a CDS encoding DMT family transporter encodes MKLTLTPGMRFMLLGTFLFSIGSLLIKLAGERVPTMELLFLRGVVGIGFCWVLLRRAGIGMLGTRRWLLFARGSVGFVALFAEFYAIVHLPLADAIVILFTHPAIVALLAWVILGEKIGTKGLMAVATSLTGVVLVCRPGFIFGSSGAALDPLALAVALGGIVMTSIAILVVRTLAKTEHPAVVMFYPPMIITVVSPLFAQGWVMPTPVEWLYILGIALSMNGGQYYMTRGYAIESAARISAVTCLEIVFAAIWGASFLGEIPDAWTIGGGLLIVAGTLVLGQTADLEE; translated from the coding sequence ATGAAACTGACCCTCACGCCCGGCATGCGATTCATGCTCCTCGGCACCTTTCTCTTTTCTATAGGCTCCCTGCTCATCAAGCTGGCAGGTGAGCGTGTGCCGACCATGGAGTTATTGTTTTTGCGCGGTGTCGTGGGGATTGGATTTTGTTGGGTGCTTTTGAGGCGTGCAGGAATAGGCATGCTGGGAACACGCCGCTGGCTCCTCTTCGCGCGCGGTTCTGTTGGGTTTGTTGCCCTGTTTGCCGAGTTCTACGCAATCGTCCACCTCCCGTTGGCCGATGCCATCGTCATCCTTTTTACCCATCCGGCCATAGTTGCGCTGCTCGCGTGGGTGATCCTTGGCGAGAAAATCGGCACCAAAGGGCTCATGGCCGTGGCCACCAGCTTGACGGGCGTCGTCCTTGTCTGTCGGCCCGGATTCATTTTTGGCTCCTCAGGGGCAGCGCTCGATCCGCTGGCTCTGGCCGTGGCGCTTGGTGGCATTGTCATGACCTCTATTGCCATTCTCGTGGTGCGGACGCTGGCCAAGACCGAGCATCCGGCCGTGGTCATGTTCTATCCGCCGATGATCATCACCGTTGTCAGTCCTTTGTTCGCACAAGGCTGGGTCATGCCTACGCCTGTAGAATGGCTCTACATTCTCGGCATCGCCCTCTCCATGAACGGTGGACAATATTACATGACACGGGGCTATGCCATTGAGTCGGCCGCACGCATCTCTGCCGTCACCTGTCTTGAGATCGTGTTTGCGGCCATCTGGGGCGCATCATTCCTCGGTGAAATCCCTGATGCATGGACCATCGGCGGTGGCCTGCTGATCGTAGCGGGAACGCTGGTTTTGGGTCAGACCGCTGATCTGGAAGAGTAG
- a CDS encoding PilZ domain-containing protein translates to MSENKRHRTRISAGFDAYVNVGDIVIPVETRNISMNGALLEGCDDCLVGTRAELNIPLSPGVRIVVEGDVLRASDGLVAMKFREMDELSFTFLHRLVQLNAPDPEAVDQELMEIFRKLKK, encoded by the coding sequence ATGTCCGAGAATAAACGTCACAGAACACGTATCAGTGCCGGGTTTGATGCCTACGTGAATGTGGGCGATATCGTCATTCCTGTGGAAACGCGCAACATCAGCATGAACGGCGCGTTGCTTGAAGGATGTGACGATTGCCTTGTGGGTACGCGTGCCGAACTCAATATTCCCCTGTCGCCGGGTGTTCGTATCGTGGTGGAAGGGGACGTCCTCCGCGCCAGTGATGGCCTTGTGGCCATGAAGTTTCGTGAAATGGACGAGCTGAGCTTCACCTTCCTTCATCGTCTGGTCCAGCTGAATGCGCCCGATCCGGAGGCTGTCGATCAGGAACTTATGGAAATTTTCAGGAAGTTGAAGAAATAG
- the glpX gene encoding class II fructose-bisphosphatase, which translates to MEAPQKNLALDLVRVTEAAALACARWLGKGDKISADQAAVDAMRLCFNTLEIEGKVMIGEGEKDDAPMLYNGEKLGLGRGPKVEIAVDPLEGTNLLANGRPNAISVVGVCPAGSMFDPGPSYYMQKLVVPAPAKDVVDIEAPTGHNLKLIARALDKDVDDLVVFVLDKPRHKKLISDIREAGARIQLHTDGDITGSLMAIDPRSEVDVMMGTGGTPEGVLSAIAIRIMGGEMFAKLDPQKQDEKNALAEYGMDIRRVLTVSDLVKSEDLFFAATGISGGTFLKGVKYHGHGAETSSLVMRGKTGTIRYVEAIHNWDALMKFSAVEYD; encoded by the coding sequence ATGGAAGCCCCTCAAAAGAATCTCGCTCTTGACCTCGTTCGCGTCACTGAAGCTGCCGCTCTTGCCTGTGCCCGTTGGCTCGGCAAAGGCGACAAGATCTCTGCCGACCAGGCAGCGGTCGACGCCATGCGCCTCTGCTTCAACACCCTTGAGATCGAAGGCAAGGTCATGATCGGCGAAGGCGAGAAAGACGACGCCCCCATGCTGTACAACGGCGAGAAGCTCGGCCTCGGCCGCGGCCCCAAGGTCGAAATCGCTGTTGACCCGCTGGAAGGCACCAACCTGCTCGCCAACGGCCGTCCCAATGCCATCTCCGTTGTGGGCGTCTGCCCCGCCGGTTCCATGTTCGATCCGGGCCCGAGCTACTACATGCAGAAGCTCGTCGTGCCCGCCCCGGCCAAAGACGTCGTGGACATCGAAGCCCCCACCGGTCACAACCTGAAGCTCATCGCCCGTGCTCTGGACAAGGACGTAGACGATCTGGTCGTCTTCGTTCTGGACAAGCCGCGCCACAAGAAGCTCATCAGCGACATCCGCGAAGCTGGCGCTCGTATCCAGCTGCACACCGACGGTGACATCACCGGCTCTCTCATGGCCATCGACCCGCGCAGCGAAGTCGACGTCATGATGGGAACCGGCGGCACCCCCGAAGGCGTGCTCTCCGCCATCGCCATCCGCATCATGGGCGGCGAAATGTTCGCCAAGCTCGACCCCCAGAAGCAGGACGAAAAGAATGCCCTGGCCGAATACGGCATGGACATCCGCCGCGTCCTCACCGTCAGCGATCTGGTCAAGTCCGAAGACCTGTTCTTCGCGGCAACCGGCATCTCCGGCGGCACCTTCCTCAAGGGCGTCAAGTACCACGGTCACGGCGCAGAGACCTCTTCTCTGGTCATGCGCGGCAAGACCGGCACCATCCGCTACGTCGAGGCCATCCACAACTGGGATGCCCTCATGAAGTTCTCCGCTGTCGAATACGACTAA